The Gloeomargarita sp. SKYB120 genomic sequence CTGCCAGCTTCTCGTCCTCTGTCTGTACCAATGCCAGTTTCGACCGACCATGGTCGCCTACGCCTGTTTGCAGGTTCAGCTAACGTTCCTTTGGCGGAGGAAATCGCTCGGTATCTGGGCGTAGATTTGGGGCCAATTGTCCGCAAGCGCTTTTCGGATGGTGAGTTATACGTCCAGATTCAGGAATCCGTACGGGGTTGTGATGTCTATCTGCTGCAACCGACCTGCCATCCCGTTAATGACCACCTGATGGAATTGCTGATCATGATTGATGCGTGTCGGCGAGCCTCCGCACGGCAAATTACCGCCGTGATTCCCTATTACGGCTATGCACGCGCCGACCGCAAAACTGCTGGCCGTGAAGCGATTACGGCAAAACTGGTGGCGAATTTGATTACCGAAGCGGGGGCTAGCCGGATTCTGGCAATGGATTTGCACGTGGCTCAGATTCAGGCCTACTTTGACATTCCCTTTGACCATGTCTATGCCAGCAATGTCCTGCAACAGTACATCCTCAGCAAGGGGTTGACCGACTTTGTGGTGGTGTCACCGGATGTAGGTGGTGTCGCCCGAGCCAGGGCCTTTGCCAAGAAATTAAACGATGCCCCCCTCGCGATCATCGACAAGCGGCGCCAGGGGCACAATGTGGCCGAGGTATTGAATGTGATCGGGGATGTGCGGGGCAAGACGGCAATTCTAGTGGATGACATGATTGACACTGGCGGCACGATGACCGAGGGGGCGCGGTTGCTGATGGAACACGGGGCGCAAGCAGTCTATGCCTGTGCTACCCATGCCGTCTTTTCTGGACAGGCGCCCCAGGTGCTTGCTAACAGTGTATTTACGGAGGTGATTGTGACCAATACGATTCCGGTGCCACCAGAGAAGCGGTTCCCCCAGTTAAAAATTTTGTCGGTGGCGAATGTGATTGGCGAAGCCATCTGGCGGGTGCACGAGGACAGTTCCGTCAGTAGCATGTTCCGTTAGAGGGCTTGCCGGAACGGTCACTCCAGGAGTAAAGTCGCATCAAGCAGTGTTTGCCGAGGTCGGTGCTATGGAATCTGAAACCCATCCGCTCGAAAACCATGACCAAGAAACGCCACCCGTGACGGCATCTCCCCAGGCGGAGACAGCAGAAGCAGACCATGTCACGCCGCCGAAAAGCAAGGCAGGTGCAGTAGTGGACTCGCTACGACACACGCTGGCGGATTCCCTCAGTTTTCTGGGGCCGACCTGGGAAAAGGTGCAGAGCTTTTTTAGCGAACAGCGCAAGACTATTAGTTTGGCGGTGGTCATTGCCCTGGCGCTACTGGTTCTGGCGTTGGTGTCGGGGGTGCTGGGGATCATCAATGCCATCCCGCTGTTACCAGCAGTCCTGGAACTATTGGGGTTATGGTATATCCTGCGTTACCTGCTGATGGCGGAATCCCGCAAGGCAGTGGTGCAGGAACTCAGCGAATTTATTAGTAAAGTCACGGGTCAACAGTCGTAAGTGCTGGGGGAGTTTCGCCAGAAGTATCCCTTGGGTTGCCTCACCAGCGAACTCCTGCAAATCCACCAGGGGCAATACCTGGTACGGGTGACAGTGCAGGTGGGTG encodes the following:
- a CDS encoding CAAD domain-containing protein encodes the protein MESETHPLENHDQETPPVTASPQAETAEADHVTPPKSKAGAVVDSLRHTLADSLSFLGPTWEKVQSFFSEQRKTISLAVVIALALLVLALVSGVLGIINAIPLLPAVLELLGLWYILRYLLMAESRKAVVQELSEFISKVTGQQS
- a CDS encoding ribose-phosphate pyrophosphokinase translates to MPVSTDHGRLRLFAGSANVPLAEEIARYLGVDLGPIVRKRFSDGELYVQIQESVRGCDVYLLQPTCHPVNDHLMELLIMIDACRRASARQITAVIPYYGYARADRKTAGREAITAKLVANLITEAGASRILAMDLHVAQIQAYFDIPFDHVYASNVLQQYILSKGLTDFVVVSPDVGGVARARAFAKKLNDAPLAIIDKRRQGHNVAEVLNVIGDVRGKTAILVDDMIDTGGTMTEGARLLMEHGAQAVYACATHAVFSGQAPQVLANSVFTEVIVTNTIPVPPEKRFPQLKILSVANVIGEAIWRVHEDSSVSSMFR